The stretch of DNA GACAAACAGTTTTGGGCACTGATATGACCAAAGTTTATCTGCTTTTCTTCTACACAAGGCAATATAATAACACCATTTCTTTATACATTACACTAGTACTATCAAGTAGAGTTTCTTTTAAGTTCGTTCACAACACTGACACCATTAACTAAACCCCCTCAAAAAGGAACTAAACAAAAAtccaaagcacattttaatattaattagcatAGTCGAAGGTAGATGGTACTATGGCAGTGGATTTGCGCACAACGTAACGATAAGCAGCAACTTTTTTCTTCCTGGAAGCAGTGTTGTCTACTGATAGCACCATTTTACCTGCCTCACGTGCAGTGAACGAGTTGTAAACTGCTTCTTCTGATGCTGCCATCTTCCTAGGCTTCTCCACAGCAATGGTGTAGCTGCCTTCTGCACAGGGCACGAACTCTGCACTGTATTCCAACTCCCAGCCCCCCACCACTATGTCCCATGCTATCGTTGCACCAGCCTAATTAACCAAAAACAGTACGATCAAACCCAAGTTTGAAATTCGAACCATGTGGTTAGAAATTACACTAAACTTTAATGTCTGAAATGTTTCTACCAATAGATGCAAATTAGTACCAAAACAAATTAATAGAGGATATAGTAAATGAACCTCGATTCCCTCGATCTGAATATTAACTTTCTCTCCGCCTTTGACGGTGAACTCGGAGGCTGGTTTTGGGGGACCTTTCTGTAAATCACTGGGTCGGCTTAGTCCACCGTACTGAACAGGAACATCCTCAGGCCTAATGAACCTGTCCCCAAAAGCAAAACCCACCTCAAAAACATAACTCCAAGCAGCACAAAAGATGAAGGTGAAATTGAAATTACTACctatagatgaaaaaaaagggATAAGGAACAGAGTTGTCCAGaaacaggaaaaagaaaaacagagagaaagaaCCAAGTTTTCATTAACAAGGGAACAAGAACCAAAAGGGGTAATGTGTGAGTgggcaaggaaaaaaaaaaaccgtctCCAAATCTTTAAACTCTTGGCTCTTGCAGAAGATGCTGAAACAATGAACCAAACGACCCAGGAAAGACTTCCAATGAGCAAAGAAGAGCAGAGAATAGACAAAGAACGTGGCATAGGCAGTATTGAATAAATTACCGGTAGTCAACCaaataaaacacacacacaaagatagGGAGTAAGAGACTTTACTTGTAAAGTGTCTCGGCCACATTCCCTTCCTTACAGATCACGAACTTACTCTTAGTTCGCTGAGTTAGAAATCGACTGAACATGGAATATAATAAGCTGAAGTACCATGGAACATTGATAAAAATCTGAGCCCAGAAAAGTAGCGgccaaaaacaaacaaagatcAGTCTCTAGAACAACCACACAGGCCCAAAACCCTCCACCAAATTCTTTAAATTCATGAAATAAAACAGGAATATTACCTTGCGAGCGACCATTTCAGGATAGTTATCTTGAAACAAGGAGAGGATGTGATTAGAAGCGACCCTTAGCTCTCTCTTGGGCATGTCCTTGAGATCAGTGACCTGGATGATAGAGTTAACCCCACCGGGCTTAAAATGTAGAAGGTTAATCCCTCTCTCAAGCACCTGAACCCTCCATCTCAAGAACTTCTGGAGCTTCTCTTCGTCACCAAAGATCCTCTCGTACATATCTCTGTCTCTGAAAACCCCGTACGCGTTGTAACAAACAGGGTGCCCCTCTGTGTCATAACCATGCATATAGGCCACAACACCCTCAAGCTCCTTGAACCCCAGATCCTCCTCAATAACACTATCCGCTCCGAATTCTCTCCTCCATCCCAAGCATTTCAGCAACATGTTGAGGGAGTCAGAGACCCTGAAGTCTCTGGCTCGCAGGAACTTCAAGAGAATCACATCGGCCTTCTCGTCACCTCCTAAGAGAGGGATGCCCCACATTGAAGCATCAGAGGCATCAGATGCCAAGAGCTTGTCCTTGAGCTCTTTGAGAGCTTTCTTTTCCGAGGACTTGAGGTGGGAGACGAAGTAGGTGTCCTCTCTGAATGAAGGAGAGCGAAGCGTGGCGGCCGCCATGAGTGTGGTGACGAAGCTTTTCTTATAGGGTCTTGGGGACGCCTCTGGGAAGTCTTGTAGTGGGGTGTTTTGGATGGAGATGGGCGATGAGGCTTCCATTAATGGAGTTAATTTTGGGCGAGACCCGAATGGCTTCTTTTTGTGAAAATGCAGAGTCAGAGAAAGAATTCAAGAAGGAAACCAGCGAACTCAGTTGATACTAGACTGTAACGGAGGTTTTTTAAGGGCGCAGAGGCAGCA from Juglans regia cultivar Chandler chromosome 4, Walnut 2.0, whole genome shotgun sequence encodes:
- the LOC108995107 gene encoding patellin-6-like; protein product: MEASSPISIQNTPLQDFPEASPRPYKKSFVTTLMAAATLRSPSFREDTYFVSHLKSSEKKALKELKDKLLASDASDASMWGIPLLGGDEKADVILLKFLRARDFRVSDSLNMLLKCLGWRREFGADSVIEEDLGFKELEGVVAYMHGYDTEGHPVCYNAYGVFRDRDMYERIFGDEEKLQKFLRWRVQVLERGINLLHFKPGGVNSIIQVTDLKDMPKRELRVASNHILSLFQDNYPEMVARKIFINVPWYFSLLYSMFSRFLTQRTKSKFVICKEGNVAETLYKFIRPEDVPVQYGGLSRPSDLQKGPPKPASEFTVKGGEKVNIQIEGIEAGATIAWDIVVGGWELEYSAEFVPCAEGSYTIAVEKPRKMAASEEAVYNSFTAREAGKMVLSVDNTASRKKKVAAYRYVVRKSTAIVPSTFDYAN